TGtagaatattaatataatgatttttaaatatggaattgattaaaaatttaggaaaaaattagaatgaatgagaattgaggaaaattagaatgaagtgattatagaAGGCCATgtaggataggatttattttgctattatatatatagatttgaaaaaaaaaatatccaaccttttaatcttttttcttttttcaatggCCCAACTTTTGGAGAAGTAGTAAAGTGTCTCCTATCATATAGTAACTCATAATATATTTAACatctcatttttaaattttaggcTGATAGTCCCTCAACATCtcataaaaagtgcaaaatccCTCATATTCTTGATATGCACTTAACTTCTACTTTATATTTCTCAATCGGATCCCACTTTATTTATCAATGTATTAGAAAGAATGAACTTCCtttatttgatatttttaatgaattttcattttgtttATTGTCTCAAGCTTTGTAGAAACAAGCAAATTTCGTGCCTTCATTTTTTATtgcttcattaaaaaaaattccatcaGTGAAactactaaaaaataaaattttcattttctttctttaaattTTTCCTGCATGCATTTGATTAACATGGATGCGTATTTTGCTCTTCTTATCCCTCAATTGGCAGTTTATATCCTTAGAATGAGACCcgcttgaaaaaaaaatatatattagacGAAGTTAAGAACCGGTCGAGAATAAAGCGACTTTGCACTCCTTATAAAATGTTGAGGGGCTAacaatcaaaaatcaaaagattGAGAGGTAAATATATTAAAGGGTTATATGATAAAGGACTATTTGCTACTTCtccctttaatttttttacaattCGAAGAAAATCACTAGTGTCGAGAGTAATGAATTCTTGTGGTTAGGCTTGTAAGTTTTTAACCTATTTGAAATGAATACAGATAAAGAGTTCAATTCCAAAAATCGAATCTTTCAATATTGACGATGTAAATTTGACTCATGGATGTCATTTCTCCCTCTTCTGCAAGGAACGAGAAACACTATATTTAAGTAAAATCTGCACCAAACGAACATGAACAGATGAAACTTATATGTAGTTTATTAAGGAACAAATGCAATCTCCAAACTGCACTACATTGACAGAATGGAAATGCCAACAAACTACACATTATTTCCAAAACACACAAAATCATCTACCAACAATAACTCAAACCAATCAATTGGATTCAACAATAAAATCGGCAACAAAAGGCAGGGATCAAGTTTCATCAACAGCAAACAAGATATTCTGATCTTCCAACACCGGTTTAGACGACATTGCCTCAGAACAAACTGCCTGTTTTCCACAGACGAAAGAAGAGATGCAATGTAAGTCCGATAGGTGCAAAAATTGAAATCTCAATATTAGTAGAAAGGTAACTCTGCCTAAGTACGGATTGGATATGCAAACCGGACTGGTCCAGTAGGTGCAAAAATGATTTTTCAGAATTTTAAACACTAGAGAAGAGATGCAAGAATTGAAACCTCAATATTAGTAGAAAGGTAACTCTGCCTAAGTACGGATTGGATATGCAAACCGGACTGGTCCTGTAATTGTAAACCAAGTTATTAGTTATTACCTTCAGATATGTTGCCGCTAATTTCTAAATTATGCTGTGACTTTCCAACTATATGATACTCAAAATGAAGTCCAACGATCCATGCTACTAATTTATATCAAAGAGCTGAAGTTTTGTGAAACAAACCATTCTAAAACGCAACTAGGTACTTTTCCTTGCTTTCTTCTCTTGATCCCGCCAAGGATTGAGAGCTTCTCTCATGGCCTGAGCTTCAGGTGAACTCTCCCAAGCCATCTTCTCTGACTCCAAAACTGCTACTTTATCGTCTGCTCAAATCCGgaaaaaacataaacaaatatGCTAATAATCAGTAGCAGAAGAGGCTCTACTGACTACAACCAGCAAAGAAAAACGAATTGAATAGAACACAGCAAGCTAGTGCCAAGTTCACTAAGTGGAAGCACTACAACTATAAATATGTACAACTAAAACAACTCAAAGCCTTTGCATTGGTCAATTAAAAACTCACCATTATGCAGTGTTTTTCTAACCTAATAACGAAATGAACAAAtaattcttaagttcattgcCTTAATGCCAAAAAGGGTAGCCATTCCAAATTTACATAACTCATTACCCTAAGGGCTTGATTGCTATTTGTAACTCATTCAAAATCCTGTTtgattcaaaaatcaaagtccTTGATAAAGCAAGGGTCTTATATCTATTATCCAAATATATAAGATTATGGAAGGTAAGAACCGTAAGATAGAAGATAATTATACCATATAGTATTAATATATTATCGGACTAAACTACAATAATTTCACCATCCTACCATAGTTTATATAGTTTATCTGTTTATATATGCCACATAATCTAATACATCTAAGCAAATATACTAATATTGATGTTAGTGTAAGTTGACACACTcagtttgtctttatgtagacgTCTCTTTGGAAGTTCTCTTTTTGCTCAGATGTGAGAGCTTCGGAGTTTCCTTTTGCAGCATTTGAAAACTTTCCTTTTAGAAGATGATGTTTTTTCGGTAAGGATCTTTCTGAAGATCTTTGAGAGATCTTTGGAATACTTTTCCTTTATTCAATACTTGTTCGTTTGGAAAATTTCTTGCAAGGAAATATTCGCTCGGTTGGTTGCTTGGTAACATGTATGGGGGTTTCTCTAGTGCATCCTATATATATGTTGTTGAAGACTCAACTCAAGTGAAGGCTGGCGTTTCTTAGTCTTGTTTACTTAGTGTTCTCATAAGCATTTTGCATGTTTTTGGAAGATAGATACTCACTTCTGTTATCCAATAGTTGAATTGTAATCTTTTGTTACCGGAACTTGTAGAGTTTTTGTCAGTTCTTTTATTGGGGTTGGGTGGTGAATGTCAATACTCACTCTAAGCAGCGTGTAGTGCATACGTACGTGTTAGCTCAAATCACATTATGAGCTCAATTAATACTGAGTGCTTCCGTGGAAAGACACATCTGCATAGAGCAGATACACATTCGACACATCACAAGGATGACTCTCTTGCGAATGCAGCTAAAGGGAATATCCGCCAGTTGCCAGTTGGTTCCTTCATCAATAAATGAGAGACATGTGTTTGCGTTTTCTTACTCCCTACTTTACTCGTTTAGGATTTCTGGTCGTTAGATGTTTTATATAATAGGGATCGGTTTCTTTCTCTTTGTAACTAATGAAACAATCTTTTACATTAATGAAAAACTATCAGAGCTCTGCAACGACAATGTCTTTTCTTTCCATCATTTCATTACGTTTTTCATCAGCTTGTTAGCTTTCACCATTGGTGGGGTTTTGGGGTGTTACTTAGGATTTTGATTCGCTGATCATTTTAATTCCTCTTTAACTTAACTTCAGAGTCTCAGACAGGGGAAAGTTTCCCCTAGGCAATGCCCCTAGATGTAGGCGTGTTTATAGCGTATTGGTAACTAACTTTTGTGTGTTGATTTATCACTTTATGCTTGTTTATTGTGTGGTTGTTTTTATGATACGTATCACTACGAGGTTGGGACCATTTATATTGGAATAGTAGGGTagaaatatttttcaattgatAATTTTTGTGATAAGAGACATATAGTCAGACATATCGAGTCTTATCCCGGACAAACGAGCCCAAGTGAATTCACAAAACCAAGTCATTGCTCCACCACTCTTTCAAGCTAGAATACAATAGCATAGCTACTAAACTCCCAATCCCCAAACAACCACTTAATTCCAATATTGTTTAATCCAATCTTCATACTTACGCACAAGATTTCAATAGTGTATCATTTCAGCAATTTCAAGTTCACGTTTGAGCTGGAAGCATAATCAAATCAAAGCGTGGGCTTgaattttctcttcttcttcttcctttttccattttttatattaacctAATTTCAGAGGTATCCAAATCACCAACACTAGACCAGCGACAAGAAAACAATAATTCCAACTTCTCCCGAACCAAATTAAAACTCAGCACTCAAATTCATTGGTCCCAACGACTATATCAGTAATGGGTTCTCATTATTAACGGGTTAATAAACATAATCGAGaaacaaatcaaattaaacaaatatataGATACAGGAAACCCTTAATGTGCGAGTTGGTGTGAGTGGGAAATTGAAAAGATGGAAGCGAGAAGGAGGGCTCTCACACAGAAACCGGTTTTGATcatgaaaagctccattgaaCCTCCAACCATCGCTGACCCAATTGCTATCTTCAAGTACCAATCCCAGAACTTCATCGGAGTGACTAGGATGCGTTCTCTTCAATGGAGGCGCTATTTTCCTCTCTACACttcgatttattttattttcttcgtTACGCGTATTATTTTTGAGTATGTGATAATTTGTTTTCCaatcttagataaaataaataatggcCATTATAATATGATGAATTTTTgagttaatgatattaaaaaaatttcgataataaaattaatgcttcttattaatcaatttaagtttaataaaatttaattaatttatatttaagagATGAAATTGCTATTTCTACATCacgcttatttctctcttgtcTTGTCAATTTTACAATCAATGATTCGAAACACTTAAaattgattatataatttattaaaataatagtattgatttttaatatctttaattaatattccatcgttcattaaaaatataactaaaagagaatgacacgagttttaataaaattaatagtataTTATAAGTGGAGGAATGTCccacttaaaaaaatactagtatgCGCTCaatcgtgcgatgcacgacggacATCGAAATCaaacgataaatttaaataaataaatataaataataataaaaataaaatataaacaaatacaacatatatttttaaaatataatataataattaagatcaattactcaataaaatcttgaatataaaattataaattttcaatttatgcaAAGTgtaatgaaaatttgcattatgcatattattaCATAGTATTatacatcataataaatattttcatacacaaacataaataaaaagttgtaattttttaatgaagagacaaaaaataaaatattttatacttttcataagttattcgttttaaattcgtttttgattatttttatactatattgaatttaagatacatatgaTTAAATTTCACGaatctaatttttatgaacatttCAAAATgtctaaaaaataaattattttttatgaacagaAAGAGTATTTCATCTTATTAATatacaataatataaaaaatatgttcTCTTTAATTATAAACTAGTACTCCTACCTGTGCGTTGCACGATggagattatttttaaataatattttaaataaaataatataagacACTGTATGCAAGTAAAgcaaatcaaattatattaaatgccaaaaaaaatacacataatACTAtacattttgaaaattttccCTATATACAACGTTTGTGGTAGTAGTATCATCATTTCTACCATCTTCGGAAAGCAAAATTTTAAGTCCTTGTCGACTTCGTACTCTCGATACTACAACATACAATTGACCATGGGTGAAAACTGGTTTTGGCAACAATAAACCAACATGAGAAAGcgattgaccttgacttttgttgATTGTCATAGCATAAGAGACGATCAGTGGGAATTGTCGTCGCTCAAATTTAAAAGGCAATCTCGGATCAATTGGAGTCAGTGACATTCTTGGAATCAAAACTTTTTGACTTGCATTATTTCCTGTAAGAATTTGCGTTTCCAAAACATGATGGCTAAGTCTTATTATCATCAATCGCGTGTCATTGCACAATCCATTTGCATGGTCGATGTTTCTCAACAACATAATTGGCATTCCCACCTTCAAATATAATTAATGATTTGGTACCCCCGAACATTTGATACTGTTTAAGAAATCTGGAGTATGAACTTGCTGCACCAAATCAGTAACGGAATCTAATCTAGATGTTGAATTTGAGCTTCTATATAATTGTCCTTCAGTCTTGTTCAAAGAAATCATATATTGATTTACAGATTCAACAGAGTTGGAGCGAGTATTGCTCTTTCTTGTAGATAACTGGTATCTACATTATCAACACAATATGATGGATAAATGGTATTAACAATGTGTTCGATCGGATCTCCTGACCATTTTATCAACAAATCTGGCGGAATATCAATGCTCACATGACCATCATCCAATTGTTCCATCGCCTATACTCGCAATCCATTTAGAAAACTCTTCCAACTCCATAGCTTCAGCACTGGAACTCATATTTTGAAGCCTCATATTTTTTTGTCAATCGTAAAACTTTACAATATCTCCAAAGATATGAAGAATTTAATGTTATAAAAACAATATCTTGTCTACTTCCTTTCGGAAATATATGTCTGAAATCACCTCCAAAGACAATTGTATTGCCTCCAAAAGGTGTGGATGCACTTGACGGGTTGACAAACTGCATTGTATCTCGTAGACTTCGATCAAGTGCTTCAAAACAAAACTCGTGCATCATCGGTGCCTCATCCCAAATTATAAGCTTTAGATCTAACAATCAATTCTGCAAGTGGAGACCCTTGATGAATGTTGCACGTGGAATCCTCATTAACATTAATAGGAATTCTGAACCGTGAATGAGCTGTCCTTCCACCAGGCAATAGCAAGGATGCAATACTACTTGAAGcaacatttaaaataattttcccTTTAGATCTAAGAGCTGCAGACAGTGTGTTCCATATGAAAGTTTTTCCAGTACCCCCGTATCCATATATGAAAAACATTCCTCCAGAATTTGATTCTATCGCATTCATAACAGTGTCATAAACACGATGTTGCTCATCAGTAAGCTTAGTAACCAAAACTTTGTGTTCATCTGATAATGCCTTTTGATCATATCGCAATTCATCATTGATCAAAATAATTTGATCAATTTCAAAAAACTCTGAACTTGGGTAAGGGATACCTTCAAACTCTCGTAAACTCCTACCAAAACTACTCAATAATTTCTCAATTTCCACAAGTGTATAACACTTAATTTGATCTTCAGTTAAATGTAGTTctgcaaataaaataaataaatttgtcaTCATCCTTCTTCAACTTTTTCAAACAAATATTGCAAGCCAATTATGCCCATGCGGTAATTGTCTCTACAGCCTGTATTGTCCATAAAACCAGAATGATCCAATCTATTTTGCTTAATAATAATTAGAAATAGAATTGACATAATAaatgatatttaaaattttgaaattgtccTAAACGTAAGTTTACCTTTTCATTTGCTAACTCTAAAATTGTCTTTAACATTGAGACCCCATGAGTGACTCGTCTTCTATGGTTAGGACTATTGGAGCTTTTGCTAAGTTGATTGAAAGGCTTCTTTCTTTGTTGATTGTGGAAAAACTAcaatttgaaaacaaaattacaAGCTAAAAGTAATAACATAATTATATAatcctaaaaataaataatatttgtatTGAACTTACGCCTCCTTTGCTTCCTTGATTTCTTCAATATTTGCATCCCACAAGATGTTGGTGATATCGTAAGAAGTTGTAATTCGAACTTCACCTGCATGTCATTGTTTTTGTTAGATGTAGTATTTATAACTTTGGCACTATATAATACAAATTGGCAAATTTGGCACCACGAAGATAATTGTACATTTTTTCTGCATGTTGTTCCCACAATGTACATGATAGAGTCTTTCCCTTGAAAAGTTATATTTAGCAAATGAATTAAAACTAATGTCATTtctgttggaaattggttgtgagtaaccaatgtttgataattttttgaGTACCggaaacatttaatttagcagaattaaatgggacaggatcgatctacgttccgagtagatgatcgtagtatatttatttactcaaaaccgatttccggtgagtgagaaataattgtttaaagttgggtacttgaaacatggagttgtgggaaaatataagcattaaataagatttaatgcttatcccacatcggGATGTGGAtcacatttattacagtataaaagttattacatcacaggatgtaataaaactgtgtgcacatgtgacgggttgcaaagcccacacgcgcgcgccgccgccgccgcccgcccggcccggccccgtcgcccgacgcccggccccggcccccgGCGCCTGGTCCCGGTCCCGGCCCCGTCACCCGACGCGCGGCCGTGGACTTGAttggtctcccaggaagcttcccACGTAACTGCTACAGCAGGGCTGTTACATCTGTAACTGTTGTCGGAGGATTCATGGCAAATTCAAACAGCAGGGCTGTTACATCCGTTTTTGTCTGTAACTCCCGACACCACTTGAATTTCATCAATGGAATTAACTCTCCCTATTgatgtggactgtgcctataaataggacagctTCCATGCATCATAACACACCTGAAATTCATCACAAGCAACATCACTCTGAAACTCTGCATACTGCATCGTTgaagttctgttctcgcctcgttccagttcgtcggagctcgttggtctgcggtgctgctacctacgagacgaagccgtttcatcttttgggacgacacgccaaaccgagagcactaccggggcgtatctcgtcttgcggacagaggaccctcctcgactcggctatTTTTCTGGTTCTGTTCtattgtaatttcaattcagttttcaccttgtaatctcatctcctaCATTTATGGTCTCATTGTAACTACGCCCGCGAGCTTGTAATCCAACAATCACAAGACGAGATAAGCTTGCAACGTGGGAGTTTTTGAACTTGTAATTGAACTTAAAACTTTCGAAACTTAAACACCTTTGCTGGAGATGTCGACCGGTCCTGCAAACTCCACCGAGGCTGCCAACGCCGTtgccgctgccgccgcctccgccgcggcCGCATCAACCCTGGCACCCGCCACCTCTGCCGCTGCTGCCTCCACTTTTAGTGGTGGTCCTTTTGGTGGTTCAACACCACTTCCGTTCATGTCTGGTGCTAACCAAACAACTTTTGGAGGAGAAAGTTCCACGCAAGGAACGGTTGGCC
The genomic region above belongs to Salvia miltiorrhiza cultivar Shanhuang (shh) chromosome 5, IMPLAD_Smil_shh, whole genome shotgun sequence and contains:
- the LOC130986738 gene encoding uncharacterized protein LOC130986738 isoform X2, with amino-acid sequence MKFWDWYLKIAIGSAMVGGSMELFMIKTGFYDKVAVLESEKMAWESSPEAQAMREALNPWRDQEKKARKSSLF
- the LOC130986738 gene encoding uncharacterized protein LOC130986738 isoform X1 — protein: MKFWDWYLKIAIGSAMVGGSMELFMIKTGFYDKVAVLESEKMAWESSPEAQAMREALNPWRDQEKKARKRPVRFAYPIRT
- the LOC130986738 gene encoding uncharacterized protein LOC130986738 isoform X3, which translates into the protein MKFWDWYLKIAIGSAMVGGSMELFMIKTGFYDKVAVLESEKMAWESSPEAQAMREALNPWRDQEKKARKST